The following proteins come from a genomic window of Pseudomonas sp. MAG733B:
- a CDS encoding YbaB/EbfC family nucleoid-associated protein: MMKGGMAGLMKQAQQMQEKMAKMQEELANAEVTGRAGGDMVTVVMTGRHDVKSVTIDPSLVEGLSEDDKEMLEAVVAAAVNDAVRKIEANSQDKMGNMTAGMQLPPGMKLPF; the protein is encoded by the coding sequence ATGATGAAAGGTGGCATGGCCGGCCTGATGAAGCAGGCACAGCAGATGCAGGAAAAAATGGCCAAGATGCAGGAAGAGCTGGCCAATGCCGAAGTCACCGGTCGCGCGGGTGGCGATATGGTCACCGTGGTGATGACCGGTCGTCATGACGTCAAGAGCGTGACCATCGACCCTAGCCTGGTCGAAGGCCTGAGCGAAGACGACAAGGAAATGCTCGAAGCCGTCGTTGCCGCCGCCGTCAACGACGCCGTGCGCAAGATCGAAGCCAACAGCCAAGACAAGATGGGCAACATGACTGCCGGCATGCAACTGCCGCCGGGCATGAAACTGCCGTTCTGA
- the dnaX gene encoding DNA polymerase III subunit gamma/tau, which produces MSYQVLARKWRPRSFREMVGQTHVLKALINALDSQRLHHAYLFTGTRGVGKTTIARIIAKCLNCETGITSSPCGECSVCREIDEGRFVDLIEIDAASRTKVEDTRELLDNVQYAPSRGRFKVYLIDEVHMLSSHSFNALLKTLEEPPPYVKFILATTDPQKLPATILSRCLQFSLKNMTPERVVEHLTHVLGVENVPFEDDALWLLGRAADGSMRDAMSLTDQAIAFGEGKVMAADVRAMLGTLDHGQVYDVLHALIEGDAKALLEAVRHLAEQGPDWSGVLSEILNVLHRVAIAQALPEGVDNGHGDRDRVLALAQALPAEDVQFYYQMGLIGRRDLPLAPDPRGGFEMVLLRMLAFRPADTADAPRQPLKPVGISQATVDSAKSVAATPVVAPVVAAAVAPMPVAPVVAPEPVSAPEPVAPVVVPEPVVEAAVVEEVVDLPWNDPVEPAPVQQPAVEPVLETTSEQPELPPMPLPTPDSVVPDAPEWAAAPIPEPSVAEVDAATPGMDLDDEPPLDEDYIEPDMDSAYSYLDELASEHTAEPAPEPEPEPAAAPATGLALQWLELFPKLPISGMTGSIAANCTLIAVDGDNWLLHLDPAHSALFNATQQRRLNDALNQYHGRTLTLTMELIKPEQETPAQAASRRRADRQREAEESIHGDPFIQQMMQQFGAVIRNDTIEPVEALVSQG; this is translated from the coding sequence ATGAGTTATCAGGTTCTTGCACGTAAATGGCGTCCGCGCTCGTTCCGCGAAATGGTCGGCCAGACCCATGTGCTCAAGGCTCTGATCAATGCCTTGGACAGCCAGCGGCTGCACCACGCCTACCTGTTCACCGGTACGCGCGGGGTCGGCAAGACCACCATCGCGCGAATTATCGCCAAATGCCTGAACTGTGAAACGGGTATCACTTCTTCGCCCTGTGGCGAGTGCTCGGTGTGCCGTGAGATCGATGAGGGCCGTTTCGTCGACCTGATCGAGATCGACGCCGCGAGCCGCACTAAAGTCGAAGACACCCGCGAGCTGCTCGACAACGTGCAATACGCCCCGAGCCGTGGGCGCTTCAAGGTCTACCTGATCGACGAAGTGCACATGCTCTCCAGCCATTCCTTCAATGCGCTGCTGAAAACCCTTGAAGAGCCGCCACCCTACGTCAAGTTCATCCTTGCCACCACTGATCCGCAGAAACTTCCTGCAACGATTCTCTCGCGGTGCTTGCAGTTCTCCCTGAAGAACATGACGCCGGAGCGTGTGGTCGAGCATTTGACCCACGTGCTGGGCGTCGAGAACGTGCCGTTCGAAGACGATGCGCTGTGGTTGCTGGGCCGCGCCGCCGATGGCTCGATGCGTGATGCCATGAGCCTGACCGATCAGGCGATTGCCTTCGGTGAAGGCAAGGTCATGGCTGCCGATGTGCGGGCGATGCTCGGCACCCTCGATCACGGGCAGGTCTATGACGTTCTGCATGCATTGATCGAAGGCGACGCCAAGGCGTTGCTCGAAGCTGTCCGTCATCTGGCCGAGCAAGGCCCGGACTGGAGCGGCGTGCTCTCGGAAATTCTCAACGTGCTGCACCGTGTCGCCATCGCCCAGGCTTTGCCGGAAGGTGTCGACAACGGTCACGGCGACCGTGACCGGGTGCTGGCATTGGCCCAGGCGTTGCCGGCCGAAGACGTGCAGTTCTACTACCAGATGGGCCTGATCGGCCGCCGCGACTTGCCGCTGGCGCCGGACCCCCGTGGCGGGTTCGAAATGGTGCTGCTGCGGATGCTCGCGTTCCGGCCCGCCGATACGGCGGATGCCCCGAGGCAACCGCTAAAGCCAGTGGGGATCAGCCAGGCCACGGTTGATTCCGCCAAATCAGTGGCTGCCACGCCGGTCGTTGCGCCGGTGGTCGCTGCGGCGGTTGCACCGATGCCTGTTGCGCCTGTTGTGGCTCCCGAGCCTGTGTCCGCGCCTGAACCGGTAGCACCGGTGGTTGTGCCCGAGCCGGTGGTCGAAGCGGCCGTGGTCGAAGAAGTGGTCGACCTGCCGTGGAACGATCCGGTCGAGCCTGCGCCTGTTCAGCAGCCTGCGGTGGAGCCGGTGCTGGAAACCACCAGCGAACAACCCGAGTTGCCGCCGATGCCGTTGCCTACGCCGGACAGCGTGGTGCCGGACGCACCGGAGTGGGCCGCCGCGCCGATCCCGGAACCGTCCGTGGCCGAAGTCGATGCCGCCACACCGGGTATGGACCTGGACGACGAGCCGCCGCTGGACGAAGACTACATCGAGCCGGACATGGATTCGGCCTACAGCTACCTCGATGAACTGGCCAGCGAACACACAGCCGAGCCGGCGCCTGAGCCGGAACCCGAGCCTGCCGCTGCGCCGGCCACCGGTCTGGCCCTGCAATGGCTGGAGCTGTTCCCGAAGCTGCCGATCTCCGGCATGACCGGTAGCATCGCCGCCAACTGCACATTGATTGCCGTGGATGGCGACAATTGGCTGTTGCACCTGGACCCGGCCCACAGCGCCTTGTTCAACGCGACTCAGCAGCGTCGTCTCAACGATGCGTTGAACCAGTATCACGGACGGACCCTGACCCTGACCATGGAGCTGATCAAGCCCGAGCAGGAAACCCCGGCCCAGGCGGCGTCCCGCCGGCGTGCCGACCGTCAGCGCGAGGCCGAGGAGTCGATCCACGGTGATCCGTTCATCCAGCAAATGATGCAGCAGTTCGGTGCGGTGATCCGTAACGATACTATTGAACCTGTCGAAGCCCTGGTCAGTCAGGGCTAA